The Xiphophorus couchianus chromosome 14, X_couchianus-1.0, whole genome shotgun sequence genome includes a region encoding these proteins:
- the LOC114156886 gene encoding zinc finger protein 260-like, with translation MSSVQPQREFINEQVTPAGETFTEFKETNVKMEEEMEDQRRLMDFTRIPRIILHRIDLPQCWACKEEEVLNEPSNQQENSNLYQENPEPLQIKQEPEPLQIKKEQEEPEPLQIKQEQEEPEHQQFKEEEKQLCISQDEEHLVLKQETDDILMMPSKVQRIQDEREPLRNQLISPEVGIPDQEGNYSENSKERNEQEQTERCQKTKQQKSRNDNSTQKRLRKSHPDQRLYSCQICDKTFSRTRYLTKHMRTHTNKKPFTCSTCGKRYSQEACLINHTRVHTGEKPFTCVACGKGFNYNSTLRIHMRLHTGEKPHSCGTCGKGFQSKYNLLRHMRIHIAEKPFSCGTCEKTFVCKSDLVNHMRIHTGEKPFSCRTCGKSFSQRYSLTYHKKTHRSEKVFSCGTCGKSFSQRYSLTYHMKTHRSEKVFSCGACGKSFTDKKSLNFHMRIHTSEKPFSCEICGKSLSHKKSLTAHMRIHTGDKSFTCGTCGKCFSRKGNLNDHIKIHTSEKPFSCGTCGKSYSERKSLTHHMRIHTGEKLFSCEICGKNLAHKKSLTAHMRIHTGEKPFSCQTCGKCFMFSSSLLYHMKSHLSEKPFSCETCGKRFSQKCNLTYHMRIHTGEKPFSCGTCGKSFNQKCNLTYHMSIHTDEKPFSCETCGKNFSRKTNLTVHMRTHTQVLWNNVNLMYQDSQ, from the exons atgtcttcagttcagcctcagagagagtttatcaacgagcaggtaactcctgctggagaaacattcacagagtttaaagaaaccaacgttaagatggaggaagagatggaggatcagcgcagactgatggattttacCCGGATACCGAGGATCATCTTACACCGGATAG ATCTCCCACAATGTTGGGCGTGtaaagaggaggaggttctGAATGAGCCCAGCAACCAGCAGGAAAACTCCAATTTATATCAAGAGAatccagaacctctgcagataaaacaagaaccagaacctctgcagataaaaaaggagcaagaggaaccagaacctctgcagataaaacaggagcaagaagaaccagaacatcaacagttcaaagaggaagagaagcaacTCTGCATCAGTCAGGATGAAGAGCATCTTGTGCTGAAACAGGAGACTGATGACATTTTGATGATGCCTTCTAAAGTGCAAAGAATCCAAGATGAAAGGGAACCACTGAGGAACCAACTCATCTCTCCTGAAGTTGGGATCCCGGACCAGGAAGGAAATTATTCTGAAAACtcaaaagagagaaatgaacaGGAACAAACTGAGAGATGtcagaaaaccaaacagcagaaaagcagaaatgacaaTTCAACCCAAAAGAGACTCAGGAAATCACATCCAGATCAAAGATTATATTCTTGTCAAATTTGTGATAAAACCTTTTCTCGAACCAGATACTTGACTAAacacatgagaactcacacaaACAAGAAACCTTTCACATGTTCAACTTGCGGAAAAAGATACAGTCAAGAGGCTTGTTTAATTAATCACACGAGagttcacacaggtgaaaaacCATTCACATGTGTTGCTTGTGGAAAAGGTTTCAATTACAACAGCACGTTAAGGATTCACATGAGacttcacacaggtgagaagcctcactcatgtgggacctgtggaaaaggtttccAGAGTAAATATAACTTACTTCGTCATATGAGGATTCATATTGCTGagaagccgttttcatgtgggacCTGTGAAAAAACCTTTGTGTGTAAATCTGACTTAGTtaatcacatgagaattcacacaggtgagaaacctttctcatgtaggacctgtggaaaaagtttctctcaAAGATACAGTTTAACTTATCACAAGAAGACTCATAGAAGTGAGAAGGTtttctcatgtgggacctgtgggAAAAGTTTCTCTCAAAGATACAGTTTAACTTATCACATGAAGACTCATAGAAGTGAGAAGGTTTTCTCATGTGGggcctgtggaaaaagttttactgataaaaaaagtttaaatttccacatgagaattcacacaagTGAGAAGCCGTTCTCGTGTGAgatctgtggaaaaagtttaagtcataaaaaaagtttaaccgCTCACATGAGAATCCATACAGGTGACAAGTCTTTCACATGTGGGACCTGCGGGAAATGTTTCAGTCGAAAAGGCAATTTAAATGATCATATCAAAATTCACACaagtgagaagcctttctcctgtgggacctgtggaaaaagttacagtgaaagaaagAGTTTAACtcatcacatgagaattcacacaggtgagaagcttTTCTCATGTGAGATTTGTGGAAAGAATTtggcacacaaaaaaagtttaactgctcacatgagaattcacacaggtgagaagcctttctcttgtcaaacatgtggaaaatgttttatgtttagttCTAGTTTGctttatcacatgaaatcccattTAAGTGAGAAACCTTTCTCCTgtgaaacatgtggaaaaaggttcagtcagaaatgtaatttaactTATCACATGAGAATCcatacaggtgagaagcctttctcctgtggaacctgtggaaaaagtttcaatcaaaaatgtaatttaacttATCACATGAGCATTCACACAGACGAGAAACCTTTTTCTTGTGAGACCTGTGGAAAAAATTTCTCTCGTAAAACAAATTTAACCGTTCAcatgagaacacacacacaggttttATGGAATAATGTGAACTTAATGTACCAAGATTCTCAGTAA